GAACTGCATGGACGTTATGTTTGATGAAGCCGTGCAAAAACGCGGTATGTCGTTGCCGCTGTTCGCGAAATTGATGGCAACCAATGCCGCCGATATTTTTGGTCTGAAGCAGAAGGGACGTATCGCCCCGGGTAAAGACGCCGACTTCGTCTTTATTCAACCTGACAGCAAATACGTTCTGAAGAACGAAGACCTGGAATATCGCCATAAAGTCAGCCCGTATGTAGGCCGTACAATTGGCGCGCGCATTACGAAAACCATTCTGCGTGGTGATGTTATTTATGACATTGAGCAGGGTTTCCCGGTATCGCCTAAAGGTCAATTTATCCTTAAACATCAACAATAATGTGATGTGAATTAATGCCCGTCATGTTGGCGGGCATTCTCTATTTTAAGGTATGAATATGCTTCCTGTTATTAACCGCGAAAGTTTGTTGTCCGGCTTTCAGTGGTTTTTCTTTATTTTTTGTAACACGGTCGTGGTCCCGCCAACGCTGGTTTCTGCTTTTCGTCTTCCTGTCAGCAATCTGCTAATGCTCACGCAGTACGCTTTTTTAACAACGTCGCTGGCCTGTCTGGCGCAGGTAATTTGTGGCCACCGCCGCGCCATTATGGAAGGGCCCACCGGTTTATGGTGGGGAACCATTCTGACGATTACCCTGGCTGAGGCATCACGTGGGACACCGCTCAATGATATTGCTACCAGCCTGTCCGTTGGCATTGTGATTTCCGCTGTACTGACGATGATTATCGGCTTTAGCGGCTTAGGGCATCGATTAGCCCGGTTTTTTACCCCAACAGTGATGGTTTTTTTTATGCTGCTGCTCGGTGCGCAGCTGACCACCATCTTTTTTAAGGGCATGTTGGGATTGCCCTTTGGTATTGCGGATACCAGCGTCAAAATTCAACTGGCTCCCTTTAGTCTGGCCGTTGCCGTGATGTGCTTCATCCTTGCGATGATCATCTTTTTACCACAGCGGATCTCGCGCTATGCCCTGTTGGTGGGGGCGATAGTGGGATGGGGGCTTTGGCGATTGTGTTTTCCATCAATGACCTTGCCGGCTGGTGATTCAAGTTGGCAATGGTTTCCACTAGGTAGCCACGGCAAACTGTTACCGGGCATTATTTTGACGGCCGTGATCACTGGTCTGGTGAATGTCAGTAATACCTATGGGGCAGTGCGCGGCACGGACGTCTTTTATGCGCAGCAAGGCTCCAGCAGTTCGCGTTATCGCCGCAGTTTTATTATTTCCGGTTTTATGACGTTGGTGACAGTCCCTTTTGCCGTTATTCCATTTTCACCTTTTGTCTCTTCTATTGGCTTGTTAACACAGACCGGCGACAGCTCGCGAAAATCATTTATTTGCGGCAGTGTATTATGTTTATTCGTGGCGATAGTGACGCCGTTAACCCGCTTATTTTGCGCTATTCCGCTGGCGATCAGCAGTGCCGTGATGCTGGTTTCTTATCTTCCGCTACTCTATTCCGGCCTGGTTTTTAGCCAACAAATCACATTTACCGCACGCAATATTTATCGACTGGCGCTCCCGCTATTTGTCGGCATTTTTTTGATGGGGTTGCCTCCAGTTTATTTACAAGATCTTCCGCTGACGATTCGGCCATTACTGAGCAATGGTTTGTTGGTGGGAATTTTACTGGCGGTGCTTATGGAAAATCTCATTCCATGGGAACGCATTAAATAACATGATGAAAAAGGATTGATGATGAAAATTGTAATTGCGCCAGATTCATTTAAAGAGAGCTTAAGCGCTGACCAATGCTGCAAGGCAATTAAAGCTGGATTTTCAGCCATATTCCCGGATGCAGAATATATTTGTTTGCCGGTTGCTGATGGCGGAGAGGGAACTGTAGATGCAATGGTGGCGGCGACAGGCGGAAAAGTTATCTCTGTGGAAGTCTGCGGGCCGATGGGGGAACAGGTTATGGGATTTTATGGCCTGACCGGGGATGGTAAGACCGCAATTATTGAAATGGCGGCGGCGAGTGGGCTGATGCTGGTCGAACCGCAGGCGCGCAATCCACTGCTGGCCTCAAGTTACGGCACTGGTGAACTGATTCGCCATGCGCTGGATACCGGTATTCGTCATATTATTCTTGGTATTGGCGGGAGTGCGACGGTTGATGGCGGTATGGGGATGGCCCAGGCGCTTGGCGTTCGTTTTCTGGATGCGCAAGGTGCGCCATTAAGCGCTGGGGGCGGGAGTTTGTCTCGCCTTGCGCGCATCGACCTGCAACACTGCGATCCGCGGCTGAAAGCGTGTCGCATTGACGTCGCCTGTGACGTTGATAATCCGCTGGTTGGCCCGCGCGGCGCGGCAAGAGTATTCGGCCCGCAGAAAGGGGCGACGGCGGAAATGGTTGAGAGGCTGGAAGAAGGGTTGCTCAACTATGCCCATGTGCTGCAAACGCTGACCGGCGAGGATGTTGCTCAGGTGGCGGGCGGCGGAGCGGCTGGAGGAATGGGGATTGCTGCGTTTATCTTCCTGCAGGCCAGCATGAAACCCGGGATCGAGATTGTGCTGCAGGCTGTACAGCTGGAGCAGGCAATCCAGGACGCGGCGCTGGTTATTACCGGCGAAGGGCGTATTGATTCGCAAACGGTCGGTGGCAAAGCGCCAATCGGTGTCGCGTCGGTAGCCATGCGGCATCATGTTCCCGTGATCGGCATCGCCGGGGTGTTGGGCGAAGGCGTAGAGGTGGTTCACGATCATGGTATCGATGCGGTGTTCAGTATTCTGCCGCGACTCGCGCCGTTAGCAGAAGTGCTGACAAACGGCGAAACCAATCTCTATCACTGTGCGCGTAATATCGCTTGTGCGATGAAATTGGGTCAGGTGGTGGCTCAGCGTTAAGCATAAAAAAAGCCACGGTATACACCGTGGCAAAACCCAACATAGCTAAATAAAAAAAGTATCAGGAGGGCTATACGCTGTTAGATCTCAACATCCCGGTTGCAATCTTTGGAATAGATGTAGCTGAATGCTTCGCCACGACCCACGCCGTATCCGGCCTGCAGGGAATAAGCTCCCATAAAGATGTAGTCGCCTTTTTTCACCGGGATCCACTGATTGTCGAGGTTATAAACGCCCTGGCCTGAAAGAATATACGCCCCGTGTTCCTGGACGTGCGTTTCGATATAACCGTGGCTAGCGCCCGGCTCGAACGACAGAATGTGCATATTCATATCGAAGCCCAATTCTTTAGGCAGGAAATCCAGCAGGATCACGTCATCCATGCCTTCATAATGAATACGTTCTAACTGGTTGGTGTTACCGGAAACCAGCCACGGCGAATGACCTGCTACTGGCGTATAACGACGTTTGTATAAAAACAGCTGGCTGTCTTCAGCCTGGGCATTACTAAAGGTGAGCAGCTCGCCGGGCGGGCAATAAAGGTATCCACCCTGAGTTAAAGCGAATGTTTTACCCTCTGCTTTTGCTTCAATTTTGCCGGAGATAACATAGACGAACGTTTCAACGCCTTCGCCGCCGAAACCGCTCTGGTTACCACCGCTTTGGTGAACCGTTACCAGATAATCAACAAACGACGCGCCTAGTTTCGGCGTTGAGAGGATGGTGACGTCACAGTTTTCAAAACCCGGAATGATGTTTTTAACCAGTCCGTCCGGGGTTAGCAGGGCGAAGTTACCGTGTTTTACAATTGCGCGATTAGCCAGTAAATCATCGCGATAACCCGTAACGTTATTCAGATATCCCATGGGTGACTCCTTATTTCTGCCAGGCAAGTTGATGAAGCATTAATGCCAGAGTTTTGACCCCTTCGGCAAGGTCGTTAATGTTTGTGCGTTCAGCGGGGTTGTGGCTGATACCGTTAATGCTGGGAATGAAAATCATGCAGGTCGGTACGCGAGGCGCGAAAATTTGCGCATCATGGCCCGCGCCGCTGTGCATCACACGGTAGTTCAGCTGTTCTTTTTCACACAGTTCGGTAAGGGTGGAGACCAGTTTACTGTCCATCGGGACCGGCGTTTCATCCATCCACAAATCGATATCAATACCGATATCCATTTCATCGCAGATGGCGCGCATGTCGTTTTCCAGTTGCTGAGTAAAATCACGTAATACATCGGCATCGGTATGACGGCAATCGATCGTGAAGGTCGTTTTTCCTGGCACCACGTTGACGGTGTTCGGCTGCGGCTCGACCTTACCAAAGGTCAGTACCAGAGGATCGCCATGTTTTTTGGCTTTCTCGATAGACTGGCTGCAGATGCGACTGAAAGCGTAAACGGTATCGCGACGGTAGCTCAGCGGCGTTGTACCCGCATGGTTGGATTCGCCGTTCAGCGTTACCGTGTAGCGACGTTGTCCGACAATCGCGCTGACGACGCCTATCGACTGGCCATTGCTTTCAAGCACGCAACCTTGTTCGATGTGTAATTCAACGAAGGCTTTGATGTCATTACGGGCATGAAGTGGTTCTGCGGGGAGGGTAAAGCCGCAGGCGTTCATTGCGTCAACAAAACGGGTGCCTTTCGCGTCCTGGATGTTACGGACGTCATCGGGATTGGCCAGCCCAAAAATGTTTTTGCTGCCCCAGAAGACATACGGGAAGCGGCTGCCTTCTTCTTCTGCCATCGAGACCACTTCGACCGTTTTCAGCGGTGCGCCGTAGGTGGTCTTAAGCCAGTCAATTGCTAACCACGCCGCCAGCGCGCCAAACTGGCCGTCAAGATTGCCGCCGTTGACGACGGTATCAATATGCGAGCCGCTTAAAATGACTTGTTCCGGGGATTCACTCCCGCGCAGGCGACCGTATAAATTACCTACTTCATCAAAGCGTGTTTCCAGGCCGCTGACATCCATACGCTTTTTAAATTGTTGTTGTGTTTCAAGCCATTCTGGCGAATACAGCAGGCGCGTCATCCCACCGGATGGATCTGCGCCAAAGGAAGAGAGCCAGGGAAGGGTTTCTTCTAT
This window of the Citrobacter freundii ATCC 8090 = MTCC 1658 = NBRC 12681 genome carries:
- a CDS encoding uracil/xanthine transporter gives rise to the protein MLPVINRESLLSGFQWFFFIFCNTVVVPPTLVSAFRLPVSNLLMLTQYAFLTTSLACLAQVICGHRRAIMEGPTGLWWGTILTITLAEASRGTPLNDIATSLSVGIVISAVLTMIIGFSGLGHRLARFFTPTVMVFFMLLLGAQLTTIFFKGMLGLPFGIADTSVKIQLAPFSLAVAVMCFILAMIIFLPQRISRYALLVGAIVGWGLWRLCFPSMTLPAGDSSWQWFPLGSHGKLLPGIILTAVITGLVNVSNTYGAVRGTDVFYAQQGSSSSRYRRSFIISGFMTLVTVPFAVIPFSPFVSSIGLLTQTGDSSRKSFICGSVLCLFVAIVTPLTRLFCAIPLAISSAVMLVSYLPLLYSGLVFSQQITFTARNIYRLALPLFVGIFLMGLPPVYLQDLPLTIRPLLSNGLLVGILLAVLMENLIPWERIK
- the glxK gene encoding glycerate 3-kinase, coding for MKIVIAPDSFKESLSADQCCKAIKAGFSAIFPDAEYICLPVADGGEGTVDAMVAATGGKVISVEVCGPMGEQVMGFYGLTGDGKTAIIEMAAASGLMLVEPQARNPLLASSYGTGELIRHALDTGIRHIILGIGGSATVDGGMGMAQALGVRFLDAQGAPLSAGGGSLSRLARIDLQHCDPRLKACRIDVACDVDNPLVGPRGAARVFGPQKGATAEMVERLEEGLLNYAHVLQTLTGEDVAQVAGGGAAGGMGIAAFIFLQASMKPGIEIVLQAVQLEQAIQDAALVITGEGRIDSQTVGGKAPIGVASVAMRHHVPVIGIAGVLGEGVEVVHDHGIDAVFSILPRLAPLAEVLTNGETNLYHCARNIACAMKLGQVVAQR
- the allE gene encoding (S)-ureidoglycine aminohydrolase, with translation MGYLNNVTGYRDDLLANRAIVKHGNFALLTPDGLVKNIIPGFENCDVTILSTPKLGASFVDYLVTVHQSGGNQSGFGGEGVETFVYVISGKIEAKAEGKTFALTQGGYLYCPPGELLTFSNAQAEDSQLFLYKRRYTPVAGHSPWLVSGNTNQLERIHYEGMDDVILLDFLPKELGFDMNMHILSFEPGASHGYIETHVQEHGAYILSGQGVYNLDNQWIPVKKGDYIFMGAYSLQAGYGVGRGEAFSYIYSKDCNRDVEI
- the allC gene encoding allantoate deiminase gives rise to the protein MINHFRHAIEETLPWLSSFGADPSGGMTRLLYSPEWLETQQQFKKRMDVSGLETRFDEVGNLYGRLRGSESPEQVILSGSHIDTVVNGGNLDGQFGALAAWLAIDWLKTTYGAPLKTVEVVSMAEEEGSRFPYVFWGSKNIFGLANPDDVRNIQDAKGTRFVDAMNACGFTLPAEPLHARNDIKAFVELHIEQGCVLESNGQSIGVVSAIVGQRRYTVTLNGESNHAGTTPLSYRRDTVYAFSRICSQSIEKAKKHGDPLVLTFGKVEPQPNTVNVVPGKTTFTIDCRHTDADVLRDFTQQLENDMRAICDEMDIGIDIDLWMDETPVPMDSKLVSTLTELCEKEQLNYRVMHSGAGHDAQIFAPRVPTCMIFIPSINGISHNPAERTNINDLAEGVKTLALMLHQLAWQK